DNA sequence from the Oceanispirochaeta sp. M1 genome:
AAAATGTAAATGCCTGGAAAAATAGAATGAATAAGCAGAAAGTAAAGTTTGATTGGAAATTTACCTTTAAGAAGGCGAAAATTAAGTTCCGGCTGGATGATTAAAATTCAGCCGGTCATGACACTAGCTCGTAAAAGTGAAGGGCATCAAGGACTCTATTTTCACAATGTTTTAGAATGATTTTCCCAATCTGTTCCACCGAAGCTCTGTACTTATCTTCTGTCATTTTTTGCAAAAGCTGAGCCATATCTTCCATATGGACCTTATTAGAATTGCTTCGGTCGATTCTTTTAGTAATATAGGCCAGTTCTCCTGAAGCAAGAGGCAGCAGTGCGTGAGGAACCGTTCGGATTTGATACAAATCTGCTAAACACATTGTTAAAAACTCATTTTCAGGAAGCTGTCTATAATGTTCTACCTGAGGTTTCAGTATATAGTCTCCCCATAATCCAACAAAGGTAAGTTTGTTCTCCTTCGATTCTCTGTTTATGCTGAGGGATAGTTTTTTCTGTACTCCCGTCATGCTTGTCTTTTGACTGATAAACTGGGTAGCCAGTTTTTTTAAGTCATTAATTGAGAAGGGGATGGAAGGAGGTACAGGGGTCCCGAACATCTTCTTTGAACAGGCCCGATGGTAATTATTTTCTTCTTTGCTGCAGGGTTTCCCGCAAATATAGCAAATCTCATTCATTCCCGGTCTCCCCATGTATAGAGACAGCGCCAATACAGTCCCTGCAACACTGAAGTAGAAGACCCATCCTATCTCTCTGGTCAAGTTTCCAGTTGGCTTCGGCAATCTTCAATAACCAGCCTTCGGGAATAAGTCCGTCGAAAAATGGGAAAAGGGCAGATCCGTAAAAGGTTTCCTTCTGTAGAGGGAGAGTTAAGCTTATTCCTTTGCTTTTATCCCTTTCAAGGTAAGATTTGTAATATGTAAAATGATATCCATCATCATCTTCTGTTAGAATACCCGCTGGAATATCCATAAATAAGACCTCAGCCTCTCTCATACTCATCCCTTGCAGGTACCATTTTCATTCCGAAAAGAGATAAAACCTGATTAACCTTATCAAGCCTGAGACTCTCCTTACCCTGTTCCATCTCCCTGATAAATCTCAACCCCACACCGGCATGGTCTGCCAGTTCTTTCTGAGTCAGTTTCAGTTCAGATCTCTTATCTTTAACAATCCGGATTAGTTCTTCAGTCATGCTATACCATATCGGGTATAAAACCTGGTAATCAATAGAGGATTATACCATTTCGGGTATAATTCATACTGTTTCTAATGTTTTATACCCGTTAGGGTATATTACTAAGCAGAGTATTTATGCAGACAGCGAGGAATCACTGTTGAAAGAGCCTCTCTGTCTTAACTGAGCTGATGATGGATACCTCTAATATACCCCCACCAAGGATCTGTACCTTTGAGAGAAGACAAACCGTACTTCCTCAGGAACCTGCAATATTCCAGGAAATAGAGTTTTATGCAGTTTGATTTTTTTTCTTGAAGCACTAGCTTCACTATGCTTGTATCAGTTTATAAACAGCAGTACAATCAGGAGATAGCCCCATGGGAGATGCCCTTATGAATGATGATCAGCTCGATTCTATAGCCGATCAGGTGAAAGAAAAAATGATCCTCTGGATGGATGAGAGACACATCTATCCTTTTCCTCAAAAGAATCAGGATATTGATACACAGCTTCTTGAACGTATGGTTCGTGTAGAAGAAGGAATTAAACATCAGAATGAAAATTTGGAAAAGATGATGATTCAGTCTGATCGCCGTTTTACAATTTTGAGTGAAACCATGGATAAACGTTTTGAAGCAGTCGACAAAAGATTTGAAGCCATAGACATACGCTTCAACCGTCTCTATACCTTTCTGTCCGGCATATTTCTGACCATTCTGGCGGGGATGATCACTCTTATCATTCAGAATCTTCAGGGATAGCCAAATTATTGACCAGACGATGTTCCAGTCAACTTACATGTATTAACATTAGACAGGGCATCATAGATCCTTCCCCGGACAGAAGTCTCCCTCTCGCTTCATCCGGCTCTGCTGCCGTATCCACCATGCCTTAGACCTGAGGGTTTAAAGCTTATATTTTCCATGTTACATTTGCCTCATGGAAAATACACAAAACACCCCGGATATTGCCAAAGGAGAACCCTTCGTTTTTCGCCTGGAGCGCTCTAAATATAAGGACAATCTCTATGTCTGTGTACCGGGTAATGTATGCGATAATCCCAGCTGCAGTTGTCAGGATCTGGGCATGGCCATATATAATTATCCCGGAGAAGGGCAGCCACTTTCATCGGCCCCGGTCTATACCTTTGTAATTGATCTGGCCTCCCGCAGTATTCAAACCGATTATCAAAGCAATCCCGAAAGTCTGGACTTTGCCGGTTCCTTTCTGGACCATAGCGCATCTGATCATTGGGATCTCTACAATCAGGCCTTTAATTACCTGAAAGAGGAAGCCATACGGCAGAAAAAAGTCCTTAAGGGGACAAGTGAATCGGTGGCCGGTCAGATAATTGACCTGTCCCGGGATAAAACAGGTCGGAATGATCCCTGTCCCTGTGGGAGTGGGAAGAAATATAAGAACTGCTGCGGCTGATCGAGGGGCTGGTTCTTGATGCGCTTATCAAATGAGAGATGCCTCCCCCCCCTTTCAAGATGAACCAGAGAAAATGCAGTACTAAGCATTGCCCTATGAGTTTTAAAAAGCTCAACTTGCTTTCAGAAAAAATAAGAGTATAATAAAACTGACATGAGAGTAGAAGAAGAACAACTAACCATTATAGAAAGAACTCTTAAACTGAGGATTAGCGATGCTGTTGTTTATCTTTTTGGAAGCAGAGCGGATGATTCTAAGAGAGGTGGAGATATCGATCTTTTTTTAATCACCAGACAAAGAGTGCCTTTGAAAGAGAAAATCCAGATAC
Encoded proteins:
- a CDS encoding HipA domain-containing protein; translation: MNEICYICGKPCSKEENNYHRACSKKMFGTPVPPSIPFSINDLKKLATQFISQKTSMTGVQKKLSLSINRESKENKLTFVGLWGDYILKPQVEHYRQLPENEFLTMCLADLYQIRTVPHALLPLASGELAYITKRIDRSNSNKVHMEDMAQLLQKMTEDKYRASVEQIGKIILKHCENRVLDALHFYELVS
- a CDS encoding HipA N-terminal domain-containing protein; protein product: MREAEVLFMDIPAGILTEDDDGYHFTYYKSYLERDKSKGISLTLPLQKETFYGSALFPFFDGLIPEGWLLKIAEANWKLDQRDRMGLLLQCCRDCIGAVSIHGETGNE
- a CDS encoding helix-turn-helix transcriptional regulator, producing the protein MTEELIRIVKDKRSELKLTQKELADHAGVGLRFIREMEQGKESLRLDKVNQVLSLFGMKMVPARDEYERG
- a CDS encoding SEC-C metal-binding domain-containing protein, which gives rise to MENTQNTPDIAKGEPFVFRLERSKYKDNLYVCVPGNVCDNPSCSCQDLGMAIYNYPGEGQPLSSAPVYTFVIDLASRSIQTDYQSNPESLDFAGSFLDHSASDHWDLYNQAFNYLKEEAIRQKKVLKGTSESVAGQIIDLSRDKTGRNDPCPCGSGKKYKNCCG
- a CDS encoding nucleotidyltransferase domain-containing protein; translation: MRVEEEQLTIIERTLKLRISDAVVYLFGSRADDSKRGGDIDLFLITRQRVPLKEKIQILAQLETEGIQRKVDLIIKNPEHPQEKLYKEVLQKGIRLC